The region CGACAGGTTCTTCGCCATTTTTTTGAGCATCGGCATAGGCTCTTTCAAATTTCTCAATTAAATCATTGTTATCCTCAAATCCTTTGAAGACTTGGTTGACATCATCGAGATTCAGGATCACATCTTTTGATGCCATTTCTTTATCTTTAAGCGCGGCTAAAATCCAACTCGGATTTTTTTCGATAATTTGTTCTTTCACATATTCATCGATCTTGAGTTTAACAGCCGGAGCAAGCTGTTCAAGCACCTGTAATTTTTCATCGATTGTCGATGCAGGCTTCAACGCAAGTTCGGGGAATTTGCTCATTAACTCTGTAAAACATAGCGTTTCATATTCCGTCAGCTCTTTTAATCCCACATGCAGTGCGATTTCCGATTTAGCCACTTCAGCAATATCGAGTTTAAAATGTTTCCCAAGCAATTTAGGGCAACGGCTTTTGACTCTTTCTACCGAGTGGTATTGAGAAGGAATAGCAACCAATGAAGAAGGGGTTCTCTTCGCAACCACATCGAGATAGACCTCCAGCTTCATCATCGTCTCAAAATCATTGACAACAAGCGATGAGGGCAATGAATAGACGTTGAGATCCAGATTTTCCTGAGCAAATTTATTGACCTGATCATAGGCTAGCGTATCGAGAACAACACTGGCATCCGCCTCTTCAAATAAACGTCTAAATAATAAAATTTTCTGCCATATTTTCACAGCGTGCTTCTCAGTTATGAAAAGCTTTTTTAGCGCCACGCGGTAAGGATGTGGGGCGCCTTTGACATTTGTCTTTTCATCAGGGGCAAGCACTTTATGAGCGCGCACGGCATGATCCATAAGCGACGCTCTTGCTTCTTCAACGCTCACTTTATAGCCCTTTTGTTTGGCATGAAGCGCACCGTTATGAATAAATTGAGCGCATAGCGCTATGAATTTTTCTCCGAATAATTCATAGGGAGTATGAACATTGAAAACGGCTAAATTTCCTCTTTGGATATAGGGATCGGCCATGCGTGGTGAAAACTGCCTCTCGTGAAAATAGAGAAACTGCCTTAAAAGATCTTCCGGAAATTGAGCCTGTGCGACATAGGCATCAATAACATAGTGTATTTTCTTCTGTGCATCGTTTTCTTCGAAAAAATTATGGTAGGCATTGAATAAATCGGGAGCGAATCGCGTCCAGATATTTTCTGCACTAATGAAGGGGAATTCAGGGTGTTGATAAGGGCGATAACGCATATAGGCATCGAGTTTAGATTCTAAATCCTCTTTCAGCTCATCATAATAAGATTCAATGAGCATTGCTCCTAATCCCGATTTCAAAAAGTCTTTTATAATCACATCATCTGCAGTCAATGTCAATCCTACATAGGGATTAGAGCTCTGTGATAAAAACCGGACAATCTCATCGATCTCTTTAGAATGGATTTTAGATCCGTCAATGGCTTGCCCTAATACGACATTTTTCTTCTGGCTATTTCCCCCCCCATAGGAAGTGATTCCGAAAAAGCTCATTGAAAAAATAACGAGAACTCCTGCAATGGCAAATATAATTTTTTGATGTTTGCGTAAGAAACCAAGCATAACCTATATCCGCTGTAAAAATAGACTTTATGCAAAAATTTAACAAAACACCGAGTATTTAGCTAGCCCGCATTTTTCACAAATTTGAGCCCTCCTCCCCAACTTTATGAAAAATGCGGGCTAGTGCTCTGTCACAATTATACCGACAAGGTATTTTTTTACTTTTTTTAAAGAACCGGATCATCTATCATATTTGGTGCATTATCACAAATTAGTTCGTTATGACACCTACCGGTAAATATCACTATTACCCCTCTCAAAAAGACCTCTCATCGCCTTCTTTACTCGTTAAAAGAACAGGCGAAGAGATTGTTTCCGAAAAAGCCATTTCAGATACTGTCTACCGCAGCGCCATTGCATTTTTTTCAAAATTAAGCTCGGATATGAAGGAAAAGCTTTATTCACAAATGTTTAATTCAAGCGGAAGCATTTTGGAAACGGATCATTGGAGATTTGATATTCAAAATCCCACCAAAACCCATAGAAACCTTCAAATCCAGACAAAAGGATCTACAATTGCTACGATCCTTGTACCTAAAGAACTAGAGCTTTTCGGTGATTCAACAACACAAATGAAAGCTAAACAAGCTGAAGTCGTCAACTATATTGCCCGACAACTTGTAGTTTTGCTCAAGTCAGGACATAAACGCGTTGTTCACAGAGGCCTTCCCTTTGAAGGTCATCATATTGCCGTTGAATGCAAAATCATTCCGGGAACTATTTTTAATCATACCGGCATTGACTGCCCTACAAAGGCTTAATATTTTTATGGCTTCACACATTCATCAATACCACACGCGCTCCGCTGCGCATGCAACAGGAACCTTATCAACATCAAAACGCCTTGTCATTAACAGATTAGGTAAAAAAGAAGTTTCTGATCGAGTTTCTAAAGAGATATATGAGCTTGCAATAAGGTTTTTCACGTCCCTCACCCCTGATCAAAAAGAAGCTTTTTATTCTCAATTGTTTCGAAGACCCGGAACAATCTACGATCTTGGGGATAATTTGCGCATTGATGTTCAAAACCCCTTGAGGGATAAAACTAACATTCAAGTTCAATTTGACAGCTCCCCATGGCTAAAGCCAGGGGATTCCTAATTCACAGAGAAC is a window of Simkaniaceae bacterium DNA encoding:
- a CDS encoding SurA N-terminal domain-containing protein; the protein is MLGFLRKHQKIIFAIAGVLVIFSMSFFGITSYGGGNSQKKNVVLGQAIDGSKIHSKEIDEIVRFLSQSSNPYVGLTLTADDVIIKDFLKSGLGAMLIESYYDELKEDLESKLDAYMRYRPYQHPEFPFISAENIWTRFAPDLFNAYHNFFEENDAQKKIHYVIDAYVAQAQFPEDLLRQFLYFHERQFSPRMADPYIQRGNLAVFNVHTPYELFGEKFIALCAQFIHNGALHAKQKGYKVSVEEARASLMDHAVRAHKVLAPDEKTNVKGAPHPYRVALKKLFITEKHAVKIWQKILLFRRLFEEADASVVLDTLAYDQVNKFAQENLDLNVYSLPSSLVVNDFETMMKLEVYLDVVAKRTPSSLVAIPSQYHSVERVKSRCPKLLGKHFKLDIAEVAKSEIALHVGLKELTEYETLCFTELMSKFPELALKPASTIDEKLQVLEQLAPAVKLKIDEYVKEQIIEKNPSWILAALKDKEMASKDVILNLDDVNQVFKGFEDNNDLIEKFERAYADAQKNGEEPVVDLIGDGHAFYRIQISHIDDEYQILTFEQACTYGILDRLLNEKLEREYVNVRMSNPTLFKNASQEFRPLSEVREEVGRLVFFDIIAQLQAYLKTKQGLTLDESISLDELAAYRMYDFFAETLAKRQSSNQDEVSIEGIENQFRLTTKQHTLSRSHPSPLFDECVFRMKKDEWSSIALLPGQGLAFFHVDDKKIDEKEKNKAIDEGYRLLCEEAREVVMKDLLNEMKLQNAIHFAEQEVDPS